In Thermus islandicus DSM 21543, a genomic segment contains:
- a CDS encoding SIS domain-containing protein, which translates to MRDLDREETYLVDRRGLALELRDLVGTGPVPTQAHPGPHGVLAYGEGWFAAQLLSLPEWVEEGTLFLLEGGYDLGEAAAMGLLAESGRAQVVRVGFREGAEVYLAPSPLSPYRYLRFLLLATGQEEALKEVDEGLLLERRRLTPEVPLEENPAKFLAYTLLERLPLFYSPLFRPLEGAAQSLFARIGKSLSLTPPHSALEFFLTGLEARHEQGDPLAAVLLGGGEAASLAKEILETRVDALAEVPAPEGSRLAQAVALWYRLAWTAYYLALLYGVDPSDQEVLERLREAS; encoded by the coding sequence ATGCGCGACCTGGACCGCGAGGAAACCTACCTGGTGGACCGCAGGGGCCTCGCCCTGGAGCTCAGGGACCTGGTGGGCACAGGACCGGTCCCCACCCAAGCCCACCCGGGCCCCCACGGGGTTCTGGCCTACGGGGAGGGGTGGTTCGCCGCCCAGCTCCTCTCCCTCCCCGAATGGGTGGAGGAGGGGACCCTCTTCCTCCTGGAGGGGGGGTACGACCTGGGGGAGGCCGCGGCCATGGGCCTCCTGGCGGAGTCGGGAAGGGCGCAGGTGGTGCGGGTGGGCTTCCGGGAGGGCGCAGAGGTCTACCTGGCCCCCAGTCCCTTAAGCCCCTACCGCTACCTCCGCTTCCTCCTCCTGGCCACGGGGCAGGAGGAGGCCCTTAAGGAGGTGGACGAGGGGCTCCTCCTGGAGCGCCGCCGCCTGACCCCCGAGGTGCCCCTGGAGGAAAACCCCGCCAAGTTCCTGGCCTACACCCTCCTGGAGCGCCTGCCCCTCTTCTATAGCCCCCTCTTCCGCCCCCTCGAGGGCGCCGCCCAGAGCCTCTTCGCCCGCATCGGGAAGAGCCTTTCCCTCACGCCGCCCCACAGCGCCCTGGAGTTCTTCCTCACCGGCCTCGAGGCCCGCCACGAGCAGGGAGATCCCCTAGCAGCGGTCCTCCTGGGAGGGGGGGAGGCCGCCTCCTTGGCCAAGGAGATCCTGGAGACCCGGGTGGACGCCCTCGCCGAGGTGCCCGCCCCGGAGGGAAGCCGCCTCGCCCAGGCCGTGGCCCTCTGGTACCGCCTGGCCTGGACCGCCTACTACCTCGCCCTCCTCTACGGGGTGGACCCTTCGGACCAGGAGGTGCTGGAGAGGCTCCGGGAGGCGAGCTAG
- a CDS encoding class I mannose-6-phosphate isomerase → MRPCVPKPVARIWGGSGLGYGPGIGEVWLCEEPLLVKLLDPAEWLSVQVHPPHEYALRVEGKPGKYEAWYVLSPGEIVYGVKRPLSREEVQRRAEEGHLEEVLQKVRVVPGQVVYLPAGVVHALGPGTRVYEVQTPSDLTYRLYDYGRPRELHLEKALEVALLEPTPLPEARPEPVEGGERLLSTPYFRLYRYPLKGRLALRPEAPLVLTLLAGEARLGEGVLRPFATLLLEPGEEALLEGEGLLLGASPEGSGGGPPPRERASP, encoded by the coding sequence GTGCGGCCCTGCGTTCCCAAGCCCGTGGCCCGCATCTGGGGAGGAAGCGGCCTGGGCTATGGCCCAGGGATCGGGGAGGTGTGGCTCTGCGAGGAGCCGCTCCTTGTGAAGCTCTTGGACCCGGCGGAGTGGCTTTCCGTCCAGGTGCACCCGCCCCACGAATACGCCCTAAGGGTGGAGGGGAAGCCGGGCAAGTACGAGGCCTGGTACGTCCTCTCCCCGGGGGAGATCGTCTACGGCGTAAAGAGGCCCTTAAGCCGGGAGGAGGTGCAGAGGCGGGCGGAGGAGGGCCACCTGGAGGAGGTCCTCCAAAAGGTGCGGGTGGTCCCGGGCCAGGTGGTCTACCTGCCCGCGGGGGTGGTCCACGCCCTGGGTCCAGGCACCCGGGTCTACGAGGTCCAGACCCCCTCGGACCTCACCTACCGCCTCTACGACTACGGTAGGCCCCGGGAACTCCACCTGGAGAAGGCCCTGGAGGTGGCCCTCCTGGAGCCCACCCCTCTTCCCGAGGCGAGGCCCGAGCCCGTGGAGGGAGGGGAGAGGCTCCTTTCCACCCCCTACTTCCGCCTCTACCGCTACCCCCTAAAGGGGCGGCTTGCCCTGAGGCCGGAGGCCCCTTTAGTCCTTACCCTCCTCGCGGGGGAGGCCCGCCTGGGGGAGGGGGTTCTGCGACCCTTCGCCACCTTGCTCCTGGAGCCTGGGGAGGAAGCCCTCCTGGAAGGGGAAGGCCTTCTCCTGGGGGCTAGCCCTGAAGGCTCCGGAGGAGGGCCTCCACCTCGGGAGAGGGCCTCTCCTTGA